The following are encoded together in the Bradyrhizobium genosp. L genome:
- a CDS encoding LysE family translocator: protein MPHTSALLGFAFVSLGMVLTPGPNMIYLISRSITQGPAAGIVSLGGVALGFVFYMLCAAFGITALLFAIPYAYDALRFAGAAYLLWLAWQAVRPGGRSPFQVKQLQVDGPHKLFAMGFVTNLLNPKIAMLYLALLPQFIDPVGGSVLAQSVMLGSIQIVISVSVNATIALAAGSIAVFLGTRPTWLLVQRWLMGTVLAGLAMKMALEARRA from the coding sequence ATGCCCCACACATCCGCTTTGCTCGGCTTTGCGTTCGTCTCGCTCGGCATGGTGCTGACGCCGGGGCCGAACATGATCTATTTGATCTCGCGCTCGATCACGCAAGGGCCGGCGGCCGGCATCGTGTCGCTCGGCGGCGTGGCGCTCGGCTTCGTGTTCTACATGCTATGCGCGGCGTTCGGCATCACAGCGCTCTTGTTCGCGATCCCCTACGCCTATGACGCGCTGCGCTTCGCCGGCGCGGCCTATCTGCTGTGGCTGGCGTGGCAGGCCGTGAGGCCCGGCGGCCGCTCGCCGTTCCAGGTCAAGCAGCTTCAGGTCGATGGCCCGCACAAACTGTTCGCGATGGGCTTCGTCACCAACCTATTGAATCCGAAGATCGCGATGCTCTATCTGGCGTTGCTGCCGCAGTTCATCGATCCCGTCGGCGGCAGCGTGCTGGCGCAGTCGGTGATGCTCGGCTCGATCCAGATCGTGATCAGCGTCAGCGTCAATGCGACGATCGCGCTCGCCGCCGGCTCGATCGCGGTGTTCCTCGGCACGCGCCCGACCTGGCTTTTGGTGCAGCGCTGGCTGATGGGCACGGTGCTGGCGGGGCTCGCTATGAAGATGGCGCTGGAGGCGCGGAGGGCGTGA
- a CDS encoding glutathione S-transferase family protein, whose protein sequence is MTIELHTWNTPNGRKISVALEEMGLPYKVIPVNISKGEQMAPGFLAISPNNKIPAIVDPDGPGGKPVSIFESGAILLYLGEKTGKFLPKPLAERIAVYEWLMWQMGGFGPMPGQVHHFIALENEQDRAYGLKRYMAETRRLYGVLDRRLDGRAFVAGDLSVADFAILGWAWRHPRHKVELSDFPNVKRWYDALMARPGTKRGMEAKLD, encoded by the coding sequence ATGACCATCGAGCTGCACACCTGGAACACGCCCAATGGCCGCAAGATTTCCGTGGCGCTGGAAGAAATGGGCCTGCCCTACAAGGTGATCCCGGTGAACATCTCAAAGGGCGAGCAGATGGCGCCCGGCTTCCTCGCCATCAGCCCGAACAACAAGATCCCGGCGATCGTCGATCCCGATGGCCCCGGCGGCAAGCCTGTCAGCATCTTCGAATCCGGCGCGATCCTGCTCTATCTCGGCGAGAAGACCGGCAAGTTCCTGCCGAAGCCGCTGGCGGAGCGGATTGCTGTCTACGAGTGGCTGATGTGGCAGATGGGTGGCTTCGGCCCGATGCCGGGCCAGGTGCATCATTTCATCGCACTGGAGAACGAGCAGGACCGCGCCTACGGCTTGAAGCGCTACATGGCTGAAACGCGGCGGCTCTACGGCGTGCTGGACCGCAGGCTCGACGGGCGCGCCTTCGTCGCCGGCGATCTCTCGGTGGCGGATTTCGCCATCCTCGGCTGGGCCTGGCGCCACCCGCGCCACAAGGTCGAGCTATCCGACTTCCCCAACGTCAAGCGCTGGTACGACGCGCTGATGGCGCGGCCCGGCACGAAACGGGGCATGGAAGCGAAGCTGGATTGA
- the pyrE gene encoding orotate phosphoribosyltransferase, whose amino-acid sequence MSKSASRARLAEIIRKRSFGRGEITLASGRKSDFYFNLKPTMLDPEGAALLAELTYEALKDDRLDFVGGLEMGAVPLAGAIAQLSWLKGHPIAAFFVRKKPKEHGARLAVEGLAKGETLAGKRIVIVEDVTTTGGSALKAVEAVREAGGEIALVFTMVDREEGATETFAEAGLTFRALYKAGEFLKG is encoded by the coding sequence TTGTCCAAATCAGCCTCCCGCGCCCGTCTCGCCGAAATCATCCGCAAGCGCTCGTTCGGCCGCGGCGAGATCACCTTGGCATCGGGGCGCAAGAGCGACTTCTATTTCAATTTGAAGCCGACGATGCTCGACCCTGAGGGCGCCGCCCTGCTCGCCGAGCTCACCTATGAGGCGCTGAAGGACGACAGGCTCGATTTCGTCGGCGGGCTCGAGATGGGCGCCGTGCCGCTCGCCGGCGCGATCGCGCAGCTGTCCTGGCTGAAGGGCCATCCGATCGCGGCCTTCTTCGTGCGCAAGAAGCCGAAGGAGCACGGCGCGCGGCTCGCGGTCGAGGGCCTCGCCAAGGGCGAAACGCTCGCCGGCAAGCGCATCGTGATCGTCGAGGACGTCACCACCACGGGCGGCTCGGCGCTGAAGGCGGTGGAAGCGGTGCGCGAAGCCGGCGGCGAGATCGCGCTGGTGTTCACGATGGTCGACCGCGAGGAAGGCGCGACCGAGACGTTTGCCGAGGCGGGGCTGACGTTCCGCGCGCTGTACAAGGCCGGTGAGTTTTTGAAGGGCTGA
- a CDS encoding DUF2865 domain-containing protein → MLVAATLAGSSVVLPAPVSAEGLFDLFFGGAQKQQSRQAPPQANFFADPFGNNQQPERPAAPVARVAGSGPAFCVRSCDGKYFPLTMRGNATPVQMCQAFCPATPTKVYYGSNIDSASSSTGARYADSESAYAYRKELHADCTCNGRDPAGLAPVDLALDTSLRAGDVIATTDGLVAYTGIRVGNDQAFDFTPVASYPGLTSEIRARLGEMKVAPVTAEIAGDAPLPETRRDVGPSAPSSAVPKSTTAKPAKRAEAN, encoded by the coding sequence ATGCTTGTTGCCGCGACGCTTGCGGGTTCCAGCGTGGTGCTGCCCGCCCCTGTCTCGGCCGAAGGCCTGTTCGATCTCTTCTTCGGTGGCGCCCAGAAGCAGCAGAGCCGGCAGGCTCCGCCGCAAGCCAATTTCTTCGCCGATCCATTCGGCAACAACCAGCAGCCCGAGCGGCCGGCGGCGCCGGTGGCGCGTGTTGCAGGCTCCGGCCCGGCGTTCTGCGTGCGCAGCTGCGACGGCAAATATTTTCCGCTGACCATGCGGGGCAATGCCACGCCGGTGCAGATGTGCCAGGCGTTCTGCCCGGCGACCCCGACCAAGGTGTATTACGGCAGCAATATCGACAGCGCATCGTCCAGCACCGGCGCGCGCTATGCCGACAGCGAGAGCGCCTACGCCTATCGCAAGGAACTGCACGCCGACTGCACCTGCAACGGCCGCGATCCGGCGGGCCTCGCGCCGGTCGACCTCGCGCTCGACACCTCACTGCGCGCCGGCGACGTGATCGCCACCACCGACGGCCTCGTCGCCTACACCGGCATCCGCGTCGGCAACGACCAGGCCTTCGACTTCACGCCGGTCGCCTCTTATCCCGGCCTGACCTCCGAGATCCGCGCGCGGCTCGGCGAAATGAAGGTCGCCCCGGTCACCGCCGAGATCGCCGGCGACGCGCCGCTGCCGGAAACAAGACGCGATGTTGGGCCTTCAGCCCCATCCTCGGCAGTGCCGAAGAGCACCACGGCAAAGCCCGCCAAGCGGGCCGAGGCAAATTGA
- a CDS encoding GIY-YIG nuclease family protein: MTTPVAYYVYILASRRHGTLYIGVCSDLGNRLTLHRSGRGSQFVKKYGVTRLVYVEIYASPLEAIAREKALKEWRRDWKIRLIEQDNPEWGDLSHLI; this comes from the coding sequence ATGACCACGCCCGTTGCTTACTACGTCTACATTCTCGCAAGCCGTAGACACGGAACGCTCTACATCGGTGTCTGTAGTGACCTTGGCAATCGACTAACGTTGCATCGCTCAGGACGTGGCTCGCAGTTCGTCAAGAAGTACGGCGTCACGCGACTTGTTTATGTAGAGATCTACGCCTCGCCGCTGGAAGCGATTGCGCGCGAAAAGGCTCTGAAGGAATGGCGGCGTGATTGGAAAATTCGCTTGATCGAACAAGACAATCCGGAGTGGGGCGACCTGTCCCATCTTATCTGA
- a CDS encoding glycogen/starch/alpha-glucan phosphorylase, whose protein sequence is MGALHELTNQPALNQPVDELALTDIKGAILTKLRLAIGKDATMATRRDWYKAAALALRDRIVHQWLTAEKQSYDAGAKRVYYLSLEFLIGRLFTDALNNMGLLSVFEAALGDLGVDLSDLRKCEPDAALGNGGLGRLAACFMESMATLAIPAIGYGIRYDFGLFRQIMKEGWQQEYPDEWLAFGNPWEFQRPEVVYNIHFGGTVEHVDDRGRDRATWHPAETVEAMAYDTPIVGWRGQHVNALRLWSAHAPDPLKLDVFNTGDYVSANAEQARAEAICKFLYPNDESAAGRELRLRQEYFFVSASLQDLVKRHLSSDGGLRNLAQKAAVQLNDTHPSLAVTELMRILVDLHNFRWDEAWKITVATLSYTNHTLLPEALETWPVELFERLLPRHLEIIYRINVAHLALAEERCPGDIEYRASVSLIDERSGRRVRMGQLAFVGSHRINGVSAMHSDLMKETVFHDLHHLYPGRITNKTNGITFRRWLMLANPRLTALLREACGDAVLDDFSLLERLETHSSDLEFQKRFRDVKHHNKLALSRLIGERNNIKLDPSALFDVQIKRIHEYKRQLLNILETIALYHAMKDEPDANWVPRVKIFAGKAAASYRYAKLIIKLINDVAEVVNNDASLNGRLKVAFLADYNVSLAEVIIPAADLSEQISTAGMEASGTGNMKLALNGALTVGTLDGANIEIRDAVGAENIAIFGLEAGDVMVRRKQGLDASDIIRRSPRLERAIRAIESGEFSPGDPARFASIGHALRYLDHYMVSADFDSYYDAQRGIDARWQIPPAWTRASILNVARMAWFSSDRTIREYAEEIWHVPVHPSAPPLIGARREAKG, encoded by the coding sequence TTGGGCGCGTTGCACGAACTCACAAACCAACCGGCGTTGAACCAGCCGGTCGATGAACTGGCGCTGACCGACATCAAGGGCGCGATCCTCACCAAGTTGCGGCTTGCGATCGGCAAGGATGCGACGATGGCGACGCGGCGCGACTGGTACAAGGCGGCGGCGCTGGCGCTGCGCGACCGCATCGTGCATCAGTGGCTGACGGCCGAGAAGCAGAGCTACGACGCCGGCGCCAAGCGGGTCTATTACCTGTCGCTCGAATTCCTGATCGGTCGTCTGTTCACCGACGCGCTGAACAATATGGGCCTGCTGTCGGTGTTCGAGGCCGCGCTCGGCGATCTCGGCGTCGACCTGTCGGACCTGCGCAAATGCGAGCCGGATGCGGCGCTCGGCAATGGCGGCCTCGGGCGTCTCGCCGCCTGCTTCATGGAGAGCATGGCGACCCTGGCGATCCCGGCGATCGGCTACGGCATCCGCTACGATTTCGGCCTGTTTCGCCAGATCATGAAGGAGGGCTGGCAGCAGGAATATCCCGACGAATGGCTCGCCTTCGGCAACCCCTGGGAATTCCAGCGGCCGGAGGTGGTTTATAACATCCATTTCGGCGGCACCGTCGAGCATGTCGACGACCGCGGCCGCGATCGCGCCACCTGGCATCCGGCGGAAACCGTCGAGGCGATGGCCTACGACACGCCGATCGTCGGCTGGCGTGGCCAGCACGTCAACGCGCTTCGGCTGTGGTCGGCGCATGCGCCCGATCCGCTCAAGCTCGACGTCTTCAATACCGGCGACTATGTCTCGGCCAATGCCGAGCAGGCGCGCGCGGAGGCGATCTGCAAATTCCTCTATCCGAACGACGAGAGCGCGGCGGGCCGCGAGCTCAGGCTGCGCCAGGAATATTTCTTCGTCTCGGCCTCGCTGCAGGATCTCGTCAAGCGGCATCTCTCCTCCGACGGCGGCCTGCGCAACCTTGCGCAGAAGGCCGCGGTGCAGCTCAACGACACCCATCCGAGCCTTGCCGTCACCGAGCTGATGCGCATCCTGGTCGACCTGCACAATTTCCGCTGGGACGAGGCCTGGAAGATCACGGTCGCGACGCTGTCCTACACCAATCACACGCTGCTGCCGGAGGCGCTGGAGACCTGGCCGGTGGAGCTGTTCGAGCGGCTGCTGCCGCGGCATCTCGAGATCATCTACCGGATCAACGTGGCCCACCTTGCGCTCGCCGAGGAGCGCTGCCCCGGCGACATCGAATATCGCGCTTCGGTGTCGCTGATCGACGAGCGGAGCGGCCGCCGGGTGCGGATGGGCCAGCTCGCCTTCGTCGGCTCGCACCGCATCAACGGCGTCTCGGCGATGCATTCCGATCTGATGAAGGAGACCGTGTTCCACGATCTCCATCACCTCTATCCCGGCCGCATCACCAACAAGACCAACGGCATCACCTTCCGCCGCTGGCTGATGCTGGCCAATCCCCGCCTCACCGCGCTGTTGCGCGAGGCCTGCGGCGATGCCGTGCTGGACGATTTCTCGCTGCTGGAACGGCTCGAGACCCACTCCAGCGATCTCGAATTCCAGAAGCGTTTCCGCGACGTCAAGCACCACAACAAGCTGGCGCTGTCGCGCCTGATCGGCGAGCGCAACAACATCAAGCTCGATCCGTCGGCGCTGTTCGACGTGCAGATCAAGCGCATCCATGAATACAAGCGGCAGCTGCTCAATATCCTGGAGACGATCGCGCTCTACCACGCGATGAAGGACGAGCCTGACGCAAACTGGGTGCCGCGGGTCAAGATTTTCGCCGGCAAGGCGGCGGCGAGCTACCGTTACGCCAAGCTGATCATCAAGCTGATCAATGACGTTGCCGAGGTCGTCAACAACGACGCCTCGCTCAATGGCAGACTGAAAGTCGCCTTCCTCGCCGACTACAATGTCAGCCTCGCCGAGGTGATCATCCCGGCCGCCGATCTCTCCGAGCAGATCTCGACCGCCGGCATGGAGGCATCCGGCACCGGCAACATGAAGCTCGCGCTCAACGGCGCGTTGACCGTCGGCACGCTGGACGGCGCCAATATCGAGATCCGCGACGCGGTCGGGGCGGAGAACATCGCGATCTTCGGCCTCGAGGCCGGCGACGTCATGGTCCGCCGCAAGCAGGGCCTGGACGCCAGCGACATCATCCGCAGGTCGCCGCGGCTGGAGCGCGCGATCCGCGCCATCGAGAGCGGCGAATTCTCGCCCGGCGATCCGGCCCGCTTCGCCTCGATCGGCCACGCGCTGCGCTATCTCGACCACTACATGGTCTCGGCCGATTTCGATTCCTACTACGACGCGCAGCGCGGCATCGACGCGCGCTGGCAGATTCCCCCGGCCTGGACCCGCGCGAGCATCCTCAACGTCGCGCGGATGGCGTGGTTCTCCTCCGACCGCACCATCCGCGAATATGCCGAGGAGATCTGGCACGTCCCGGTGCATCCGAGCGCCCCACCACTGATTGGCGCCCGGCGCGAGGCCAAGGGGTAA
- a CDS encoding acyl-CoA thioesterase, whose translation MLTKTPHLFDEATAVTAGDSRWQGRTSPDYWAFVGPFGGCTAATILRALMQHPQRAGDPLALTVNYCAPIAEGAFDLDVRLVKANRSSQHWSVEMTQGRGEVATLATAVFAERRPSWSHQPVEFPGAKPFEQLRPHPKLKMTWANQYDFRFIDGEPKLGAAAPDEPSSAYSKMWIADRVPRKVDALSLMSMSDAFFGRVFHARHELVPFGTVSLTTYFHADTEDLDAEDTTRLLAVADAKIFHKSYGDQHGELWSPSGRLLATTTQIAYFKA comes from the coding sequence ATGCTCACCAAGACCCCGCATTTGTTCGACGAAGCCACCGCCGTCACCGCCGGCGACAGCCGCTGGCAGGGGCGGACCAGCCCGGATTACTGGGCGTTCGTCGGCCCGTTCGGCGGCTGCACCGCCGCGACGATCCTGCGCGCGCTGATGCAGCATCCGCAGCGCGCCGGGGATCCGCTGGCGCTGACGGTGAACTACTGCGCGCCGATCGCCGAGGGCGCGTTCGATCTCGATGTCCGCCTGGTGAAAGCCAATCGCTCGAGCCAGCACTGGTCGGTCGAGATGACGCAAGGCCGCGGCGAGGTCGCGACGCTGGCGACCGCCGTTTTCGCCGAGCGTCGGCCGTCATGGTCGCACCAGCCCGTCGAATTCCCCGGCGCAAAACCGTTCGAACAACTCAGGCCCCATCCCAAGCTGAAGATGACCTGGGCGAACCAGTACGACTTCCGCTTCATTGACGGCGAACCGAAGCTCGGAGCCGCCGCGCCGGACGAGCCGTCGAGCGCCTATTCGAAGATGTGGATTGCCGACCGCGTGCCGCGCAAGGTCGATGCGCTGTCGCTGATGTCGATGTCGGACGCGTTCTTTGGCCGTGTGTTCCATGCGCGGCATGAGCTGGTTCCGTTCGGCACGGTGTCGCTGACGACCTACTTTCACGCCGATACGGAAGACCTCGACGCCGAGGATACCACCCGCCTGCTCGCGGTGGCGGACGCGAAGATTTTCCACAAGAGCTACGGCGATCAGCACGGAGAATTGTGGTCGCCCTCCGGCCGCCTGCTCGCCACCACGACGCAAATCGCCTATTTCAAGGCGTAG
- the rocF gene encoding arginase translates to MSDTSKHQRIALLGVPIEIGASQAGPLMGPDALRTAGIARLLEQLGFQVDDHGNLAIPAVVADGEAPANTRFYDEVKTWTRALSERAYWLAHSGAIPIFMGGDHSLSMGSVNGVARYWQEKDRPLFALWVDAHTDYNTPATTITGNMHGMSAAFLCGEDGLDDLLGGLPRATIPPDQLDVIGARSIDPLERKLLKQRNVSIADMRQIDEFGVAVLTRRVIERVRAKNGVLHVSFDVDFLDPSVAPGVGTTVPGGATYREAHLIMELLHDSGLVCSLDIVELNPFLDERGRTARVAVELIGSLFGLQITDRQTPSNAVLPEMGE, encoded by the coding sequence ATGTCTGACACGTCAAAACATCAGCGCATCGCGCTGCTCGGCGTTCCCATCGAGATCGGCGCATCGCAGGCCGGTCCGCTGATGGGACCGGACGCGTTGCGCACGGCAGGAATCGCGCGCCTGCTCGAGCAGCTGGGCTTCCAGGTCGACGATCACGGCAACCTAGCGATCCCGGCCGTCGTCGCCGACGGCGAGGCGCCGGCCAACACCAGATTCTATGACGAGGTGAAGACCTGGACCCGCGCGCTGTCGGAGCGCGCCTATTGGCTGGCGCATTCCGGCGCGATCCCGATCTTCATGGGCGGCGACCATTCGCTGTCGATGGGATCGGTCAACGGCGTCGCGCGCTACTGGCAGGAAAAAGACCGGCCGCTGTTCGCGCTGTGGGTCGACGCCCATACCGACTACAACACGCCGGCCACCACCATCACCGGCAACATGCACGGCATGTCGGCCGCTTTCCTGTGCGGCGAGGACGGGCTCGACGATTTGCTGGGTGGGCTGCCGCGCGCCACCATCCCGCCCGACCAGCTCGACGTGATCGGCGCGCGCTCGATCGATCCGCTGGAGCGCAAACTGCTGAAGCAGCGCAACGTCTCGATAGCAGACATGCGCCAGATCGACGAGTTCGGCGTCGCCGTGCTGACGCGACGCGTGATCGAGCGCGTGCGCGCGAAGAACGGCGTGCTGCACGTCTCGTTCGACGTCGATTTCCTCGATCCGTCGGTGGCGCCGGGCGTCGGCACCACGGTGCCGGGTGGTGCGACCTATCGGGAAGCGCATCTGATCATGGAGCTGCTGCACGATTCCGGACTGGTGTGCTCGCTCGACATCGTCGAGCTCAACCCCTTCCTCGACGAACGCGGCCGCACCGCCCGCGTCGCGGTCGAACTGATCGGCAGCCTGTTCGGATTGCAGATCACGGATCGGCAGACGCCGAGCAACGCGGTGCTGCCTGAGATGGGGGAGTAG
- a CDS encoding phosphoenolpyruvate carboxykinase — protein sequence MQETGVHNGAFGADKFGLKNLKGVHWNYGAPQLYEHALRNGEAVLSADGALCADTGEFTGRSPKDKFTVRDGLTDKSMWWAGNQSITSEQFSALYADFIAHAEGMTLFAQDLYGGADPTHRIKTRVFTELAWHSLFIRTLLIRPDASELASFVPELTIIDLPSFRADPKRHGCKSENVVAIDFARKIVLIGGSYYAGEMKKSVFTTLNFYLPEKGVMPMHCSANVGPDGDSAIFFGLSGTGKTTLSADPKRTLIGDDEHGWSEDGIFNFEGGCYAKCIKLSAEAEPEIYAASKRFGAVLENVVLGDHDRMPDFDDGSKTENTRSAYPLEFIPNASRSGRAPHPKNVVMLAADAFGVMPPIAKLTPAQAMYHFLSGYTAKVAGTERGLGNEPQPEFSTCFGSPFLPRDPSVYGNLLRELIAKHDVDCWLVNTGWTGGKYGTGRRMPIKVTRALLSAALNGSLRNADFRTDKYFGFAVPTSLPGVEPHILDPIKTWADKAEFDKTARALVGMFAKNFAKFEAQVDAEVRAAAPDVKLAAE from the coding sequence GTGCAAGAGACGGGCGTGCATAACGGTGCCTTCGGCGCCGACAAATTCGGCTTAAAAAATCTCAAAGGCGTGCATTGGAACTATGGCGCGCCGCAGCTCTACGAGCACGCATTGCGCAACGGCGAAGCGGTGCTCTCGGCCGATGGTGCGCTCTGCGCGGATACCGGTGAGTTCACCGGCCGCAGCCCGAAGGACAAGTTCACGGTCCGCGACGGCCTCACCGACAAGTCGATGTGGTGGGCCGGCAACCAGTCGATCACCTCGGAGCAGTTCTCCGCGCTCTATGCCGACTTCATCGCGCATGCCGAAGGCATGACGCTGTTCGCGCAGGATCTCTACGGCGGCGCCGATCCGACCCATCGCATCAAGACCCGCGTCTTCACCGAGCTTGCCTGGCACTCGCTGTTCATCCGCACGCTCTTGATCCGCCCCGATGCGTCGGAGCTCGCGAGCTTCGTGCCTGAACTCACCATCATCGACCTGCCGAGCTTCCGCGCCGATCCGAAACGCCACGGCTGCAAATCGGAGAACGTCGTCGCCATCGATTTCGCCCGCAAGATCGTCCTGATCGGCGGTTCCTATTATGCCGGCGAGATGAAGAAGAGCGTGTTCACGACGCTGAACTTCTATCTGCCCGAGAAGGGCGTGATGCCGATGCATTGCTCGGCCAATGTCGGCCCCGACGGCGACAGCGCGATCTTCTTCGGCCTCTCCGGCACCGGCAAGACCACGCTGTCGGCCGATCCCAAGCGCACGCTGATCGGCGACGACGAGCATGGCTGGAGCGAAGACGGCATCTTCAACTTCGAAGGCGGCTGCTACGCCAAGTGCATCAAGCTGTCGGCCGAGGCCGAGCCCGAGATCTACGCCGCCAGCAAGCGCTTCGGCGCCGTGCTGGAGAACGTCGTGCTCGGCGATCATGATCGCATGCCCGATTTCGACGACGGCTCGAAGACCGAGAACACCCGCTCGGCCTATCCGCTCGAATTCATCCCGAACGCCTCGCGCAGCGGCCGCGCGCCGCATCCGAAGAACGTGGTGATGCTGGCCGCCGACGCCTTCGGCGTGATGCCGCCGATTGCCAAGCTGACGCCGGCGCAGGCGATGTATCACTTCCTGTCCGGCTACACCGCGAAGGTCGCTGGCACCGAGCGCGGCTTGGGCAACGAGCCGCAGCCGGAATTCTCGACCTGTTTCGGCTCGCCGTTCCTGCCGCGCGATCCCTCGGTCTACGGCAATCTGCTGCGCGAATTGATCGCCAAGCACGATGTCGATTGCTGGCTGGTCAACACCGGCTGGACCGGCGGCAAATACGGCACCGGCCGCCGCATGCCGATCAAGGTGACCCGTGCGCTGCTGTCAGCGGCGCTGAACGGCTCGCTCCGCAACGCCGACTTCCGCACCGACAAGTATTTCGGCTTCGCGGTGCCGACCTCGCTGCCGGGTGTCGAGCCGCACATCCTCGATCCGATCAAGACCTGGGCCGACAAGGCCGAGTTCGACAAGACCGCGCGCGCGCTGGTCGGCATGTTCGCCAAGAACTTCGCCAAGTTCGAAGCCCAGGTCGACGCCGAAGTCCGCGCGGCGGCACCGGACGTGAAGCTGGCGGCGGAGTAG
- a CDS encoding HugZ family protein — MQPTTDFDPARLARSLLRRSRQGALATLMAGSGDPYCSLVNLASHPDGSPLLLISRLALHTKNILADARVSLMLDERVGGDPLEGARIMLAGQAEEVTEEAARELASRRYLSAHPSAEAFVKFKDFSFFRIRPHAVHLVAGFGRIVDLRPEQVLTDLGDATALLEAEPGAVAHMNEDHREAMNLYATRLLGADSADWGCTGCDPDGMDMQAGRNTLRLDFPERVTNGTELRKMLVRLAGEARAKS; from the coding sequence ATGCAGCCGACCACTGATTTCGACCCTGCCCGTCTCGCCCGCTCGCTGCTCCGCCGCAGCCGTCAGGGCGCGCTTGCCACGCTGATGGCCGGCAGCGGTGATCCCTATTGCTCGCTGGTCAATCTGGCCAGCCACCCGGACGGCTCGCCGCTGCTGCTGATCTCGCGTCTGGCACTGCATACCAAGAACATCCTGGCCGACGCCCGGGTGTCGCTGATGCTGGACGAACGCGTGGGAGGTGATCCGCTGGAAGGCGCCCGGATCATGCTCGCGGGGCAGGCGGAGGAGGTTACCGAGGAGGCCGCGCGGGAGCTTGCCAGCCGACGCTACCTCAGCGCCCATCCATCCGCCGAAGCCTTTGTCAAATTTAAGGATTTTTCGTTTTTTCGGATACGGCCACACGCCGTCCACCTGGTCGCCGGATTTGGCCGCATCGTTGACCTCAGGCCTGAGCAGGTGCTGACCGATCTCGGCGACGCAACGGCTCTGCTGGAGGCCGAGCCGGGCGCCGTGGCACATATGAACGAGGATCACCGCGAGGCCATGAACCTCTATGCCACCCGCCTGCTCGGGGCCGACAGCGCGGACTGGGGCTGCACCGGCTGCGACCCCGATGGCATGGACATGCAGGCCGGCCGCAACACGCTGCGGCTCGATTTCCCGGAAAGGGTCACCAACGGCACCGAGCTGCGCAAGATGCTGGTCCGGCTCGCGGGCGAGGCGCGCGCCAAGTCCTGA
- a CDS encoding response regulator transcription factor, with translation MPTIALVDDDRNILTSVSIALEAEGYRIMTYTDGASALDGFRTSPPDLAILDIKMPRMDGMETLRRLRQKSDLPVIFLTSKDEEIDELFGLKMGADDFIRKPFSQRLLVERVKAVLRRGLPKDPAAPPKEPDARALDRGLLRMDPERHTCTWKNEPVTLTVTEFLILQALATRPGVVKSRNALMDAAYDDQVYVDDRTIDSHIKRLRKKFKVVDDEFEMIETLYGVGYRFKEA, from the coding sequence ATGCCCACAATCGCCTTGGTCGACGACGACCGCAACATTCTCACCTCCGTCTCGATCGCGCTCGAAGCCGAAGGCTATCGCATCATGACCTACACGGACGGTGCGTCGGCGCTGGATGGCTTTCGCACCTCGCCGCCCGATCTTGCGATCCTCGACATCAAGATGCCGCGCATGGACGGCATGGAGACATTGCGACGGCTGCGCCAGAAGTCCGATCTGCCGGTGATCTTCCTCACCTCCAAGGATGAAGAGATCGACGAATTGTTCGGCCTCAAAATGGGCGCCGACGATTTCATCCGCAAGCCGTTCTCGCAGCGCCTGCTGGTCGAACGCGTCAAGGCCGTGCTCCGCCGCGGCCTGCCGAAGGACCCCGCCGCGCCGCCGAAGGAGCCCGATGCACGCGCGCTCGATCGCGGCCTGCTGCGGATGGACCCGGAGCGCCACACCTGCACCTGGAAGAACGAGCCGGTGACGCTCACCGTGACCGAATTCCTGATCCTGCAGGCGCTCGCCACCCGCCCCGGCGTGGTGAAGAGCCGCAACGCGCTGATGGACGCCGCCTATGACGACCAGGTCTATGTCGACGACCGCACCATCGACAGCCACATCAAGCGGCTGCGCAAGAAGTTCAAGGTGGTCGACGACGAGTTCGAGATGATCGAGACGCTATACGGCGTCGGCTATCGCTTCAAGGAAGCCTGA